The Caulifigura coniformis genome includes a region encoding these proteins:
- a CDS encoding FAD-dependent oxidoreductase — MIRTWSLFAVVVPGLALLALLIPAAEAKIDVPPSVDVIVYGSTPAGFCAAIGAAREGARVLLLEPTAHVGGVNTGGLSFSDSNQTVRAALGGLFEEWHLRIEKDYTDRGVTLPYKVSVKDHTHWTYEPHVAMRVTRQLLEEAGVRVLTKQTLKSVQKQDGRIAHLVCTNGNTFGARTYVDATYEGDLMAAAGVSWTIGRESRKELDEKYAGVRFSKPLMAISGFDDRGKLLPLVTTADGGNEGDGDRNVMIYSFRLCLTKEADNRVPFPKPAKYDPARFEAVRRYFRQEPRPIVLWDLYPLPGKKFDANNGIGKQFSMGLIGGCNGWSEDDAAGREKKWEEHKQYILELYQFLTTDPAVPEHLQKVLAELGLCRDEFPETGHWSPQLYVREGRRMRGAYFLTEHDVLTNLEKPDAIAISSFPIDSHDCQRVARKDGGVLSEGTIFPVKPGGRKHGPPMQVPYRAITPKADECTNLLVPVAISASHVAYSSIRVEPTWMTIGHSAGIAAALAAKEKVAVQKLPYETLRAALLGQKQVLVAPELPPVPVSSGPAGLDPKSLPGIVIDETEAKADGPWSHSTTFQPYVWKGYLHDDRRGDGQSTLTFRVTPPKTGRYELKIAYSPHATRAKNIPVTVRSGGASTDFVFDETVPLPAGGRFRTAGTVALNAADEATVTISNRRTDGFVIVDAIQLLEAKE, encoded by the coding sequence ATGATTCGCACCTGGTCGCTTTTCGCTGTGGTGGTCCCTGGTCTGGCCCTCCTGGCTCTCCTCATCCCTGCTGCGGAGGCCAAGATCGACGTGCCTCCGTCGGTCGACGTCATCGTTTACGGCTCCACGCCCGCCGGCTTCTGCGCCGCGATCGGTGCGGCCCGGGAAGGAGCGAGGGTCCTGCTGCTGGAGCCGACGGCGCATGTCGGCGGCGTGAACACCGGCGGGCTCAGCTTCAGCGATTCGAACCAGACGGTGCGGGCCGCCCTCGGCGGACTGTTTGAAGAGTGGCACCTGCGGATCGAGAAGGACTACACCGACCGCGGAGTGACGCTCCCCTACAAGGTGAGCGTGAAGGACCACACGCATTGGACCTACGAGCCGCACGTCGCGATGCGAGTGACCCGACAGTTGCTGGAGGAAGCTGGCGTCCGCGTGCTGACGAAGCAGACGCTGAAATCGGTCCAGAAACAGGACGGCCGGATCGCGCATCTCGTCTGCACGAACGGGAACACATTCGGAGCAAGGACGTACGTCGACGCCACCTATGAAGGAGACCTCATGGCGGCGGCGGGAGTGTCGTGGACGATCGGCCGCGAAAGCCGCAAGGAACTGGACGAGAAGTATGCGGGAGTCCGGTTCTCCAAGCCGCTGATGGCGATCTCCGGCTTCGACGATCGCGGGAAGCTCCTGCCGCTGGTGACGACGGCGGACGGCGGAAACGAAGGAGACGGCGACAGAAATGTGATGATCTACAGCTTTCGCCTCTGCCTGACGAAAGAGGCAGACAACAGGGTCCCGTTCCCCAAACCAGCGAAGTACGACCCCGCTCGGTTTGAAGCGGTGCGACGGTATTTCAGGCAGGAGCCGCGGCCGATCGTGCTCTGGGACCTCTATCCCCTGCCGGGAAAAAAGTTCGATGCCAACAACGGCATCGGCAAGCAGTTTTCAATGGGCCTGATTGGCGGCTGCAACGGCTGGTCCGAGGACGATGCCGCCGGCCGCGAAAAGAAGTGGGAGGAGCACAAGCAGTACATCCTCGAGCTCTACCAGTTCCTGACGACCGACCCCGCCGTTCCCGAACACCTGCAGAAGGTTCTCGCCGAACTCGGCCTCTGCCGCGACGAATTCCCCGAGACGGGCCACTGGTCGCCGCAGCTGTACGTCCGCGAAGGGCGGCGGATGCGGGGGGCCTACTTCCTCACCGAGCATGATGTGCTGACGAACCTGGAGAAGCCCGATGCGATCGCGATCTCTTCATTCCCTATCGACTCGCACGACTGCCAGCGAGTCGCGCGAAAGGATGGCGGCGTCCTGAGCGAGGGGACGATCTTCCCCGTGAAGCCCGGCGGCCGGAAGCACGGCCCTCCGATGCAGGTTCCCTACCGCGCGATTACGCCGAAGGCCGACGAGTGCACGAACCTCCTCGTGCCGGTGGCGATCTCCGCGTCGCACGTCGCCTATTCCTCGATCCGGGTGGAGCCGACCTGGATGACGATCGGCCACAGCGCGGGAATCGCCGCGGCGTTGGCAGCGAAGGAGAAAGTCGCCGTTCAGAAGCTGCCGTATGAAACACTGCGGGCCGCGCTTCTTGGACAGAAGCAGGTGCTCGTTGCACCCGAACTCCCCCCGGTCCCGGTGTCATCAGGTCCGGCGGGTCTCGATCCGAAGTCGTTGCCCGGGATCGTGATCGACGAGACAGAGGCAAAGGCCGACGGCCCCTGGAGCCACTCGACGACATTCCAGCCGTACGTCTGGAAGGGCTACCTGCACGACGACCGGCGCGGCGACGGCCAGTCGACGCTCACATTCCGCGTGACGCCCCCGAAAACAGGGCGCTATGAGCTGAAGATCGCGTACAGCCCCCACGCGACACGGGCGAAAAACATCCCGGTCACAGTGCGGAGTGGCGGAGCGAGCACGGACTTCGTGTTCGATGAGACGGTACCACTTCCCGCAGGCGGCCGGTTCCGCACCGCCGGAACGGTCGCCCTCAACGCGGCTGACGAAGCAACGGTGACGATTTCCAACCGCCGGACCGACGGGTTCGTCATCGTCGACGCGATTCAGCTGCTCGAAGCCAAAGAGTGA
- a CDS encoding outer membrane protein assembly factor BamB family protein has translation MLTSLTRAALALAAVLLTASAGSAEDWPQWRNDALRSAASSEKLAADLRLEWTREFRPRKQAWDDPLNLDLMTYDKLLEPVIAGGRMFLGFNDRDKVVAYDVKTGRELWTFFTEGPVRLPPACWNDRVFAASDDGYLYCLDAADGSLVWKFRGGPNGRQILGNQRMISAWPMRGGPVVRDGKVYCAASIWPFMGTFIYSLDAATGDIVWVNDETGAQYIKQPHSAPSFAGVGPQGALVATENTLLVPGGRSVPAAFDRHTGKFQYFELNAGGKGTGGSFLAANEQSWFVHTRLRGTREFSLDKGVKTAFQPNEPVLAGDTIYSAEFEMDAATIRAYAAGDKKVIWELAADGRGELILAGDHLYAAGIPSSAGESALVAIRLPSGTEGAVIDWTTSVKGLVERLIAGNGKLMAVTLEGRIFAFGEGPASDAVTPDSATKLASEAGAAERIRKLLAAGSSEGFAVWLGDSTSPDAAALAAASPFVELTILDEDQARAEASRKTFDVAGVYGHVTVHHSSLEEYLPPPYVAHMVVVDASLASRVAASETAIPRLYETVRPYGGTMLLLAPEGDLPALRDRLTSFDLPKASIELAEFGLVVRRVGSLPGSGTWTHQHGNVANTIKSNDERVKLPLGVLWFGGVTHNDVLPRHGHGPPEQVIGGRLIIQGTNSLTARDVYTGRVLWRREFTDLGNYGVYFDDTYKETPLDPAYNQIHIPGANARGTNYVATEDAVYIVEGAVCHILDPATGKTVRDVAMPQDDPSQPTEWGFIGVYENILIGGSGFAKYRARLGLPDDPALSAKKAVFGPKGLDKAASLGLVAFDRHTGQQLWRAEAEHSFWHNGIVAGNGLIYTIDRDPKPVEEFLKRRGRSVAEDYRLVAFNALTGARAWELRGQVFGTWLGYSEKHDLLLQAGAAASDRLASEVGQGMAVYHARTGKVAWEKPDLKYAGPCVLHNDMIITNTNSYSVSAGAFHLVDGTQKMVEHPLTGELQPWKITRAYGCNSIIASENLLTFRSGAAGFYDLLTEGGTGNFGGFKSGCTSNLVVADGVLNAPDYTRTCSCAYQNQTSLALVHMPEMDAWTISNTAQFPTHQRAKHLGLNFGAPGDRRDQHGLMWLAFPHVVEEAADFGIAFEGDVQFFQDHATTKRDAILPWVAASGVEGVTKVSFHLTPIPKFGKEEEKDKKAKDDCGGDADGEPEPKTEGAALEPYRVRLHLGLPRLSFAQERVFAVRINGNPVAESISLGGSSPSSTTFTVDRVLLGDTVEIEFEAKQGQPVLSGIELHRLEN, from the coding sequence ATGCTGACGTCGCTCACGCGAGCCGCCCTGGCCCTGGCTGCCGTTCTGCTGACGGCTTCTGCTGGCTCCGCCGAAGACTGGCCCCAATGGCGAAACGACGCCCTGCGCAGCGCGGCATCGTCGGAAAAGCTCGCCGCGGACCTGCGTCTCGAGTGGACGCGTGAATTCCGGCCGCGCAAACAGGCGTGGGACGATCCGCTCAACCTCGACCTGATGACGTATGACAAGCTGCTGGAACCGGTCATTGCGGGCGGCCGAATGTTTCTCGGGTTCAACGACCGCGACAAGGTCGTCGCCTATGACGTGAAAACCGGCCGTGAACTGTGGACCTTCTTCACCGAGGGCCCCGTCCGTCTTCCCCCGGCCTGCTGGAACGACCGGGTGTTCGCCGCCAGCGATGACGGTTACCTGTACTGCCTCGACGCCGCTGACGGGTCGCTGGTGTGGAAATTCCGGGGCGGACCGAATGGGCGGCAGATTCTCGGAAATCAGCGGATGATCTCCGCCTGGCCGATGCGCGGCGGGCCGGTCGTGCGTGACGGCAAGGTGTACTGCGCCGCCAGCATCTGGCCCTTCATGGGGACGTTCATCTATTCGCTCGACGCGGCCACCGGCGACATTGTGTGGGTGAACGACGAAACGGGGGCCCAGTACATCAAGCAGCCGCACAGCGCGCCCTCGTTCGCGGGCGTCGGTCCGCAGGGGGCGCTCGTCGCCACCGAGAACACGCTCCTCGTCCCCGGCGGGCGTTCAGTCCCGGCTGCGTTCGATCGTCACACGGGCAAGTTCCAGTACTTCGAACTCAACGCCGGCGGAAAGGGGACCGGCGGGTCATTCCTCGCGGCCAACGAGCAGTCGTGGTTCGTCCACACGCGTCTGCGCGGGACGCGTGAGTTCTCGCTCGACAAGGGAGTGAAGACCGCCTTCCAGCCGAACGAACCTGTGCTCGCCGGCGACACCATCTACTCGGCCGAGTTCGAAATGGACGCCGCGACGATTCGCGCCTATGCCGCCGGCGACAAGAAGGTGATCTGGGAACTGGCCGCTGACGGCCGGGGCGAACTGATCCTCGCAGGCGACCATCTTTACGCGGCCGGCATCCCGTCCAGCGCGGGGGAGTCGGCACTTGTCGCCATCCGGCTGCCATCCGGCACTGAAGGGGCGGTGATCGACTGGACAACGTCGGTCAAAGGTTTGGTCGAGCGGCTGATCGCCGGCAACGGCAAGCTGATGGCCGTCACGCTCGAAGGCCGGATCTTTGCATTTGGCGAGGGTCCCGCGTCGGACGCCGTCACTCCGGATTCGGCCACGAAGCTCGCGAGCGAGGCCGGGGCCGCTGAACGCATCCGGAAACTGCTGGCCGCAGGATCTTCAGAAGGATTCGCGGTCTGGCTCGGAGATTCGACTTCGCCGGACGCCGCGGCGCTCGCTGCCGCCTCTCCCTTCGTCGAACTGACGATCCTCGATGAAGACCAGGCCCGCGCCGAGGCCTCCCGGAAGACGTTCGATGTGGCCGGAGTCTACGGCCACGTTACGGTCCATCACTCGTCACTGGAAGAGTACCTTCCGCCTCCGTATGTCGCCCACATGGTGGTGGTCGATGCGTCGCTCGCCTCCAGGGTTGCGGCGAGTGAGACGGCGATTCCCCGGCTGTACGAAACGGTTCGGCCTTACGGGGGGACGATGTTACTCCTCGCCCCTGAGGGCGATCTTCCGGCCCTGCGGGACCGCCTCACCAGCTTCGACCTTCCGAAAGCGTCGATCGAGTTGGCCGAGTTCGGCCTGGTCGTCCGCCGGGTCGGCTCGCTGCCGGGGTCGGGGACGTGGACGCACCAGCACGGCAACGTCGCCAACACGATCAAGTCGAACGACGAGCGAGTGAAGCTCCCTCTGGGTGTTCTGTGGTTTGGCGGCGTGACACACAACGACGTTCTGCCCCGCCACGGCCACGGGCCGCCGGAACAGGTGATCGGCGGCCGGCTGATCATCCAGGGGACGAACTCGCTGACCGCGCGGGATGTCTACACCGGTCGCGTGTTGTGGCGCCGGGAGTTCACCGACCTGGGGAATTACGGCGTCTACTTCGACGACACGTATAAGGAAACGCCGCTTGATCCGGCCTACAACCAGATCCACATTCCCGGCGCGAATGCCCGCGGGACGAATTACGTCGCCACGGAAGACGCCGTCTACATCGTGGAAGGGGCCGTCTGCCACATTCTCGATCCGGCCACGGGCAAAACGGTTCGCGACGTGGCCATGCCACAGGACGATCCGTCGCAGCCGACGGAATGGGGGTTCATCGGCGTCTATGAAAACATCCTGATCGGGGGTTCCGGGTTCGCGAAGTACCGGGCCCGCCTGGGCCTCCCCGACGACCCGGCGCTGTCAGCGAAGAAGGCGGTCTTCGGGCCCAAAGGGCTCGACAAGGCGGCCAGCCTGGGGCTCGTCGCCTTCGACCGGCACACCGGCCAGCAACTGTGGCGTGCGGAGGCCGAACACAGCTTCTGGCACAACGGCATCGTTGCCGGAAACGGGCTGATCTACACCATCGATCGCGATCCCAAGCCAGTGGAAGAATTCCTCAAACGTCGCGGCCGATCCGTCGCGGAAGACTATCGGCTGGTGGCGTTCAATGCCCTCACCGGGGCACGTGCGTGGGAACTGCGGGGCCAGGTCTTCGGCACCTGGCTGGGGTATTCGGAAAAGCATGACCTGCTGCTCCAGGCGGGAGCAGCCGCGAGCGATCGCCTCGCTTCCGAAGTCGGACAGGGGATGGCCGTCTACCACGCCAGGACCGGGAAAGTCGCCTGGGAGAAGCCGGACCTCAAATACGCCGGCCCCTGCGTCCTGCACAACGATATGATTATTACGAACACCAACTCGTATTCGGTGTCCGCGGGGGCGTTCCACCTCGTCGACGGCACGCAGAAGATGGTCGAGCATCCGCTGACCGGCGAGTTGCAGCCGTGGAAGATCACCCGCGCCTATGGCTGCAACAGCATTATCGCGAGCGAGAACCTGCTGACATTCCGCTCCGGAGCGGCGGGCTTCTACGACCTCCTCACCGAAGGGGGGACAGGGAATTTCGGCGGATTCAAATCGGGATGCACTTCCAACCTCGTCGTGGCGGATGGAGTGCTGAATGCTCCCGACTACACCCGCACCTGCAGCTGCGCTTACCAGAACCAGACCTCACTGGCCCTCGTCCACATGCCCGAAATGGATGCGTGGACGATCAGCAACACGGCCCAGTTCCCCACCCATCAACGGGCGAAACACCTCGGCCTGAACTTCGGCGCGCCGGGTGATCGCCGCGACCAGCATGGCCTGATGTGGCTGGCGTTTCCGCATGTCGTAGAAGAAGCGGCCGACTTCGGTATCGCCTTCGAAGGGGATGTCCAGTTCTTCCAGGACCACGCAACGACGAAACGCGATGCGATCCTGCCGTGGGTTGCCGCCTCCGGCGTGGAAGGGGTGACGAAGGTGTCGTTCCATCTCACGCCGATCCCAAAGTTCGGCAAAGAGGAGGAAAAGGACAAGAAGGCGAAGGACGACTGCGGTGGCGACGCGGATGGCGAGCCGGAACCGAAGACGGAAGGGGCGGCTCTCGAGCCGTATCGCGTTCGTCTCCACCTCGGCCTCCCCCGGCTGTCATTCGCTCAGGAGCGGGTTTTCGCCGTCCGCATCAACGGAAATCCTGTCGCCGAGTCGATCTCACTTGGCGGCAGCAGCCCTTCTTCGACGACGTTCACCGTCGATCGAGTCCTGCTCGGCGATACCGTTGAGATCGAATTCGAGGCGAAGCAAGGTCAGCCTGTGCTGTCCGGTATCGAACTGCACCGCCTCGAGAACTGA
- a CDS encoding 3-keto-disaccharide hydrolase — protein MIRSLAFLVLSAASATAFAQESKSLFDGKTLDGWKGDPAVWSVKDGALTATTSEGQLKYNTFLVWQGGDVKDFELTAKYKMVGGNSGIQYRSKLVDPEKFIVAGYQADIDSKPRYTGINYSEKTGRNILAERGQKVTIGADGKKEVESIGDAAELQKKIKMEDWNDYRIVARGNRLQHFINGDLMSEVIDNETDKAANSGVLALQAHTGPPMTVQFKDITIKELK, from the coding sequence ATGATTCGCTCGCTCGCATTCCTGGTTCTGTCCGCCGCCTCCGCCACTGCCTTCGCGCAGGAATCGAAGTCCCTTTTCGACGGCAAAACACTCGACGGCTGGAAAGGAGACCCGGCCGTGTGGTCGGTGAAGGATGGGGCGCTGACCGCGACGACGTCCGAAGGCCAGCTGAAGTACAACACGTTCCTGGTCTGGCAGGGGGGCGATGTCAAAGACTTCGAGCTGACCGCGAAGTACAAGATGGTGGGTGGAAACTCCGGCATTCAGTACCGCAGCAAACTGGTCGATCCCGAGAAGTTCATCGTCGCCGGGTATCAGGCCGACATCGATTCCAAGCCGCGATATACCGGGATCAACTACTCGGAGAAGACGGGGCGGAACATTCTTGCGGAGCGCGGCCAGAAGGTGACGATCGGCGCCGACGGCAAGAAGGAAGTGGAGTCGATCGGCGACGCCGCGGAACTGCAGAAGAAGATCAAGATGGAGGACTGGAACGACTACCGGATCGTCGCCAGGGGCAACCGCCTGCAGCACTTCATCAACGGCGACCTGATGTCGGAAGTGATCGACAACGAGACGGACAAGGCTGCGAATTCCGGCGTCCTCGCGCTCCAGGCCCACACCGGCCCGCCGATGACGGTGCAGTTCAAGGACATCACGATCAAGGAACTGAAGTAG
- a CDS encoding SAM-dependent methyltransferase has product MAASFFSDQAKRDGFHSLLTHIAEHLDAPVSIKLWDGTVVPLGPNADPNLRIAIKSPGVVTSLVRRPTADNLLRHYALGHLDIEGADLLTFIRTARQRRYGKRLRALRKSLVAKKLLPFLFGKAESTDVTHRYAGDEIGRHRVKGENKDFIQFHYDVSNEFYQLFLDPEMVYSCAYFTDWNNSLEQAQQDKLDMICKKLRLQPGERFLDIGCGWGALICHAARHYGVTAHGITLSERQLAHTQKKIVALGLTGQVTAELRDYNDLTGQYDKISSIGMVEHVGIDNMRGYMQTVSKLLPDRGMFLNHGITRRAKATNKQFRKVTPERRLLAKYIFPGGELDHIGHMLESMENSGFEVHDVEAWRDHYAKTCEHWTHRLEARKDEAVRQIGEERYRMWLFYLAGVSLALGDGGACIFQTVATRHIKKGVSGLPSTREHLYRESPRRDTKAA; this is encoded by the coding sequence ATGGCGGCCTCATTTTTCAGCGACCAGGCAAAGCGCGACGGCTTCCACTCGCTGCTGACGCACATTGCCGAACACCTGGACGCCCCGGTCTCGATCAAGCTCTGGGACGGGACAGTTGTTCCACTCGGTCCGAACGCCGATCCGAATCTCCGCATCGCGATCAAGAGTCCGGGAGTCGTGACGTCGCTCGTCCGCCGCCCGACCGCCGACAACCTGCTTCGGCACTACGCGCTCGGCCACCTCGATATCGAAGGGGCCGATCTCCTCACCTTCATCCGCACCGCCCGCCAGCGGCGATACGGCAAGCGTCTGCGGGCGCTCCGGAAATCGCTCGTGGCGAAGAAGCTCCTGCCGTTCCTCTTTGGCAAGGCCGAGTCGACCGACGTCACCCACCGCTACGCGGGTGACGAGATCGGCCGCCACCGGGTGAAAGGCGAGAACAAGGATTTCATCCAGTTCCACTACGACGTCTCCAACGAGTTCTATCAGCTGTTCCTCGACCCGGAGATGGTCTACTCCTGCGCCTATTTCACGGACTGGAACAACTCCCTCGAGCAGGCCCAGCAGGACAAGCTCGACATGATCTGCAAGAAGCTCCGCCTTCAACCGGGCGAACGCTTCCTCGACATCGGCTGCGGCTGGGGCGCCCTCATCTGCCACGCGGCCCGCCACTATGGCGTCACCGCCCACGGCATCACCCTCTCCGAACGCCAGCTGGCCCACACGCAGAAGAAGATCGTCGCCCTCGGACTGACCGGCCAGGTGACGGCCGAACTCCGCGACTACAACGATCTCACCGGCCAGTACGACAAGATTTCCAGCATCGGCATGGTCGAGCACGTCGGCATCGACAACATGCGGGGATACATGCAGACGGTCTCGAAGCTTCTGCCGGACCGCGGCATGTTCCTGAACCACGGCATCACCCGCCGGGCCAAGGCGACGAACAAGCAGTTCCGCAAGGTGACCCCCGAGCGCCGCCTGTTGGCGAAATATATCTTCCCCGGCGGCGAACTCGACCACATCGGGCACATGCTGGAGTCGATGGAGAACTCAGGCTTCGAAGTGCACGACGTCGAGGCGTGGCGCGACCACTACGCCAAGACCTGCGAACACTGGACCCACCGCCTCGAAGCCAGAAAGGACGAGGCCGTCCGGCAGATCGGCGAAGAACGCTACCGCATGTGGCTGTTCTACCTGGCCGGGGTGAGCCTCGCCCTGGGCGACGGAGGGGCATGCATCTTCCAGACGGTCGCGACCCGGCACATCAAGAAGGGGGTCTCGGGCCTGCCGTCGACACGTGAGCATCTTTATCGCGAATCACCCCGGCGCGACACGAAGGCGGCGTGA
- a CDS encoding dipeptidase, producing MKHRILFAFCAVSAFLLTSVPMQAAETAATKEQVELAAEIHRSGMLFDGHNDLPWQIRTLAGGSLDRLDITVDQPKLHTDVPKMKKSGLKAQFWSVYVPVGTMITGDALLRTTEQIELANEMFRRYPEVFAVAKNSNDIEEIVKTGRIASMLGVEGGYSIENSLPVLERFYNQGVRYMTLTHTKTTDWADSSADQPRHGGLSPFGEEVVAEMNRLGMLVDLSHVSVDTMYDAIRISKAPVIFSHSSARAICDHTRNVPDGVLKLMPANGGVVMVNFMSGFVVPTGELKKDKRARGTLGVVADHIDHIVKVAGIDHVGLGADYDGVTRLPVGLEDVSKYPDLTLELVRRGYTKEQIHKILGGNILRALKQAEKVSAELKKAG from the coding sequence ATGAAACACCGAATTCTCTTCGCGTTCTGTGCCGTGTCCGCGTTCTTGCTGACATCCGTCCCGATGCAGGCCGCCGAAACCGCCGCCACGAAAGAACAGGTCGAACTGGCCGCTGAAATCCATCGATCGGGCATGCTCTTTGACGGCCACAACGACCTTCCCTGGCAGATCCGGACGCTCGCCGGCGGATCGCTCGATCGCCTCGACATCACCGTCGACCAGCCGAAGCTGCATACTGATGTGCCCAAAATGAAGAAGTCCGGGCTGAAGGCGCAGTTCTGGTCGGTGTACGTGCCGGTCGGGACGATGATCACCGGCGACGCCCTCCTGCGGACGACCGAGCAGATCGAACTCGCCAACGAAATGTTCCGCCGCTACCCGGAAGTCTTCGCCGTCGCGAAGAACTCGAACGACATCGAGGAGATCGTGAAGACAGGCCGGATCGCCTCGATGCTCGGCGTCGAGGGAGGCTATTCGATCGAGAACTCGCTCCCCGTTCTCGAGCGGTTTTACAACCAGGGCGTGCGCTACATGACGCTCACCCACACGAAAACGACCGACTGGGCCGATTCCTCCGCCGATCAGCCAAGGCACGGCGGCCTCAGTCCCTTCGGCGAGGAAGTGGTCGCCGAGATGAACCGGCTGGGAATGCTCGTCGACCTGTCGCATGTTTCCGTCGACACCATGTACGACGCGATCCGCATCTCGAAGGCCCCGGTGATCTTCTCACACTCGTCGGCCCGGGCCATCTGCGATCACACCCGCAACGTGCCGGACGGCGTGCTGAAACTCATGCCGGCCAACGGCGGGGTGGTCATGGTCAACTTCATGTCGGGGTTCGTCGTGCCGACCGGGGAGTTGAAAAAAGACAAGCGGGCGCGCGGAACGCTCGGCGTCGTCGCCGATCACATCGACCACATCGTGAAAGTGGCCGGTATCGACCACGTCGGACTCGGAGCTGATTACGACGGAGTCACGCGGCTGCCAGTGGGCCTCGAGGACGTCTCGAAATACCCCGACCTGACCCTCGAACTGGTCCGGCGGGGATACACGAAAGAGCAGATCCACAAGATCCTTGGCGGCAATATCCTCCGCGCCTTGAAGCAGGCCGAAAAGGTCTCCGCCGAACTGAAGAAGGCAGGCTGA
- a CDS encoding phospholipid scramblase-related protein: MHPALQQNLFLVKEHVGFFKAANNFDVYDPATGEVILECREPHLGMFTKMLRFTDYKRMTPFDIRVTTPEGEDVLSIRRGVSFWLSKVSVFDEEDDRVGGFKQKFFSIGGAFQVLGADDQPLCDLKGKWTAWDYKFENNGVELARVTRKWSGLGKELFTSADNYVLSINDNVPPENPVRILIMAAVFCIDMVLKE, encoded by the coding sequence ATGCACCCGGCGCTGCAGCAGAACCTGTTTCTCGTCAAAGAGCATGTCGGCTTCTTCAAGGCGGCCAACAACTTCGACGTCTACGACCCGGCGACGGGCGAGGTGATCCTGGAATGCCGCGAGCCGCATCTGGGGATGTTCACCAAGATGCTGCGGTTCACCGACTACAAGCGGATGACGCCGTTTGACATCCGCGTGACGACTCCTGAAGGCGAGGACGTTCTGAGCATCCGCCGGGGCGTTTCCTTCTGGCTGTCAAAGGTCAGCGTCTTCGACGAGGAAGACGATCGCGTCGGCGGATTCAAACAGAAGTTCTTTTCGATCGGCGGGGCGTTCCAGGTGCTCGGGGCGGACGATCAGCCGCTGTGCGACCTGAAGGGGAAATGGACGGCCTGGGACTACAAGTTCGAGAACAACGGCGTCGAATTGGCGCGCGTGACGCGGAAGTGGTCGGGCCTCGGCAAGGAACTGTTCACGTCAGCCGACAATTACGTTCTCTCGATCAACGACAACGTGCCGCCGGAGAATCCGGTGCGCATCCTGATCATGGCCGCCGTCTTCTGTATCGATATGGTTCTGAAGGAATAG